One window of the Cryptomeria japonica chromosome 7, Sugi_1.0, whole genome shotgun sequence genome contains the following:
- the LOC131047244 gene encoding putative UPF0481 protein At3g02645: MELKNAEEVKFDQDLWLIQIKEGLQIQGKQKEEKEICISVSGVPKELLAMTPEAYILQCVSIGPYHHSRSQLYEMERYKVSAVRRFEKTLTGGCKLESVVEEVKKYDWQIRNCYHKYLDYKKETLAWLMALDASFVLDCLQFQVERADQPSSQVSSHGKPLGRVLDPTGRSAIHNAIMRDLMMLENQLPLFLLQKLLQMELGSQDKAEERLCKLAGDTDTVNNTDLAFIERHLCPSQTLDTMRDAAAAEAKELELSMRLRITGIILVHMFKKDSDMDDIISKKNDDGNVLSPDSTYITRALKALWKALSSLEISLDQLVSALPEGVLKGKTVQLVTQMSTHLVSAFETLSTKRKDEIDEEKDERGYSSAETPPTRDELAIPSVSNLYSAGVKFLPIEGDLTTIRFDPRTATLYLPKLRLDSSTEVVLRNLVAFEASAAPGDLIFTRYSDFMNGIIDKEEDVRLLRKSGIIYNHLADDGKVASLWNGLGKCVKLTKVKHLDQVIADVNKHYHKRWRVAIKNNISKYIFGSWKVLTVVAAGILLLLTCLEAFCSLYECKHWWNNTS; the protein is encoded by the exons ATGGAATTAAAGAACGCCGAAGAAGTAAAGTTCGATCAGGATCTCTGGCTTATTCAAATAAAGGAAGGTCTGCAAATACAGGgcaagcaaaaagaagaaaaggagatttGCATATCCGTTTCTGGTGTGCCCAAGGAGTTGTTGGCAATGACGCCAGAAGCGTATATTCTGCAGTGCGTCTCCATTGGACCATATCACCATTCTAGATCACAGCTTTACGAAATGGAGAGATATAAAGTATCTGCTGTGCGAAGGTTTGAGAAGACGCTAACCGGTGGCTGCAAGCTCGAATCAGTAGTGGAAGAAGTGAAGAAGTACGACTGGCAGATCAGGAACTGCTACCACAAATATCTCGACTACAAGAAGGAAACCCTGGCATGGCTTATGGCTCTTGACGCCTCCTTCGTGCTTGACTGCTTGCAGTTCCAAGTCGAACGGGCAGACCAGCCTTCTTCACAAGTGTCTTCCCACGGTAAGCCACTGGGCAGAGTTTTGGATCCAACTGGGAGGAGCGCAATCCACAATGCGATTATGAGAGATCTGATGATGCTAGAGAATCAGTTACCTTTGTTTCTCTTGCAGAAGCTGCTCCAAATGGAGTTGGGTTCTCAAGATAAGGCGGAAGAAAGGCTCTGCAAATTG GCTGGTGACACGGATACAGTGAATAACACTGACTTGGCATTTATTGAACGGCATCTTTG TCCGTCTCAAACCCTAGACACCATGAGAGATGCAGCCGCCGCTGAAGCAAAGGAGCTCGAA TTATCAATGAGGTTGCGTATTACAGGTATTATTCTTGTTCATATGTTTAAAAAAGATTCAG ACATGGACGATATCATTTCTAAGAAGAATGATGACGGGAATGTCCTGTCCCCGGATTCAACGTACATAACGCGTGCTCTGAAAGCTTTATGGAAGGCCCTCTCTTCGTTAGAAATCAGCCTTGATCAACTTGTCTCGGCACTCCCTGAGGGTGTCTTGAAAGGAAAGACTGTCCAGTTGGTGACACAGATGTCCACGCATCTTGTTTCCGCTTTTGAAACTCTTTCAACTAAGCGCaaagatgaaattgatgaggaaAAAGATGAGAGAGGATATTCCTCTGCGGAAACTCCTCCTACGCGTGATGAATTAGCGATTCCCTCCGTCTCCAATTTATACTCAGCAGGGGTAAAATTCCTTCCAATTGAGGGAGACCTTACCACAATTCGCTTTGACCCGAGGACTGCAACTCTTTATCTTCCCAAATTGAGGTTAGATTCGAGCACGGAAGTAGTTCTCAGGAATTTGGTGGCGTTCGAAGCTTCGGCGGCTCCTGGTGATTTGATCTTCACTCGTTATAGTGATTTCATGAACGGCATCATCGACAAAGAGGAAGATGTTCGGCTTCTGAGAAAAAGCGGGATTATCTACAATCATCTGGCAGACGACGGGAAAGTGGCAAGCCTGTGGAATGGCTTGGGTAAATGCGTGAAATTGACGAAAGTAAAACATTTGGATCAAGTTATAGCGGATGTCAACAAGCATTATCACAAGAGATGGCGCGTTGCTATTAAGAATAACATAAGCAAATACATATTTGGTTCGTGGAAGGTCCTCACTGTTGTGGCCGCAGGGATACTGTTGCTCCTCACTTGCTTAGAGGCTTTTTGTTCTCTGTATGAGTGTAAACATTGGTGGAACAACACAAGTTAA